A window of Raineyella sp. W15-4 contains these coding sequences:
- the arfB gene encoding alternative ribosome rescue aminoacyl-tRNA hydrolase ArfB encodes MDDLVIAPGPGLPRGLVIPADLLRERFSHASGPGGQGVNTADSRVQLAFDLADLATLGVEEARLDRALDRLAGRLTGTVLTVEAAEFRSQHRNRRAARDRLAGLLRTALAPPPPSRRPTRPTGASRRRRLEAKHRRAEVKQGRARPTPES; translated from the coding sequence GTGGACGACCTCGTCATCGCGCCCGGACCGGGCCTGCCCCGCGGGCTGGTCATTCCCGCCGATCTGCTCCGGGAGCGGTTCAGCCATGCCTCCGGGCCCGGCGGGCAGGGGGTCAACACCGCCGACTCCCGGGTGCAGCTGGCGTTCGACCTGGCCGATCTCGCCACGCTCGGGGTCGAGGAGGCCCGTCTCGACCGGGCCCTGGACAGGCTGGCCGGTCGGCTCACCGGCACGGTCCTCACCGTGGAGGCGGCCGAGTTCCGTTCCCAGCACCGCAACCGGAGGGCGGCCCGCGATCGGCTCGCGGGGCTGCTGCGGACCGCGCTGGCCCCGCCCCCGCCATCCCGGCGCCCGACGAGACCGACCGGAGCCTCACGCCGCCGGCGGCTGGAGGCCAAGCACCGCCGCGCCGAGGTCAAGCAGGGTCGTGCCCGGCCGACGCCGGAGTCCTGA
- a CDS encoding aromatic ring-opening dioxygenase LigA gives MGNTLARTVLRLASPVLIGAGGAAWYVITEQLKAQKIGVHPDSPNLKGRPVAGPVTAFAQAAVIEKHALNMGGGRTFAEISEEWMEATAAGDTERAAELAGTRETVMQANFLRASLFTSVLAYGVSALTMGIGVLSWATASATHRK, from the coding sequence ATGGGAAACACCCTTGCCCGTACGGTCCTGCGTCTCGCCAGCCCCGTCCTGATCGGAGCCGGTGGTGCCGCCTGGTACGTCATCACCGAGCAGCTCAAGGCCCAGAAGATCGGCGTGCACCCCGACTCGCCGAACCTCAAGGGGCGCCCGGTCGCCGGCCCGGTGACCGCCTTCGCCCAGGCCGCCGTGATCGAGAAGCACGCGCTGAACATGGGCGGCGGGCGCACCTTCGCCGAGATCAGCGAGGAGTGGATGGAGGCCACCGCGGCCGGTGACACCGAGCGGGCGGCCGAGCTGGCCGGCACCCGGGAGACCGTGATGCAGGCCAACTTCCTGCGCGCCTCGCTGTTCACCTCGGTGCTCGCCTACGGCGTGTCCGCGCTCACCATGGGCATCGGCGTCCTCAGCTGGGCCACCGCCAGCGCCACGCACCGGAAGTGA
- a CDS encoding ABC transporter ATP-binding protein — MTLFHRSRPAPPSGPADPDVVVRVEGLQRMFGGFTAVDGITFDVRRGEVFGFLGPNGSGKTTTIRMLTGSLAPSAGRAWVLGTDVARHPERVRRRIGYMSQRFSLFEDLTVEENMRFYAGVYDLSKETYAARREYVLDMADLRGREGELARNLSVGWRQRLALGTATIHQPELLFLDEPTSGVDPVARRQFWDLLYDLAGRGVTLFVTTHYMDEATNCTRLAFMYRGGVVADASPRELVGRAAPLLEVRCADRDRAYAWLEAAADVQDVYLAGAALHVAAAGLTAPQLASRLGAAGLEEVTVTAVTPTLEDVFVGLVTGR; from the coding sequence ATGACACTGTTCCATCGTTCCCGGCCGGCTCCGCCGTCAGGTCCTGCCGACCCCGACGTCGTCGTACGGGTCGAGGGCCTGCAGCGCATGTTCGGCGGATTCACCGCGGTGGACGGGATCACCTTCGACGTACGGCGCGGTGAGGTCTTCGGCTTCCTCGGGCCGAACGGGTCCGGCAAGACCACCACGATCAGGATGCTGACCGGCTCGCTGGCCCCGTCCGCAGGCCGGGCGTGGGTGCTGGGCACCGATGTGGCCCGGCATCCCGAACGCGTCCGTCGCCGGATCGGCTACATGTCCCAGCGGTTCAGCCTGTTCGAGGACCTGACGGTCGAGGAGAACATGCGGTTCTACGCCGGCGTCTACGACCTGTCGAAGGAGACCTACGCGGCCCGCCGGGAGTATGTCCTCGACATGGCGGATCTGCGGGGCAGGGAGGGCGAGCTGGCCCGCAATCTCTCGGTCGGCTGGAGACAGCGGCTGGCCCTCGGGACGGCGACCATCCACCAGCCGGAGCTGTTGTTCCTGGACGAGCCGACCTCGGGGGTCGACCCGGTGGCGCGCCGCCAGTTCTGGGACCTTCTCTACGATCTGGCCGGGCGGGGTGTCACGCTCTTCGTCACGACGCACTACATGGACGAGGCCACCAACTGCACCCGGCTGGCTTTCATGTACCGAGGGGGAGTGGTCGCCGACGCCTCTCCCCGCGAGCTGGTCGGCAGGGCTGCGCCGCTGCTGGAGGTCCGCTGCGCGGACCGGGACCGGGCGTACGCGTGGCTGGAGGCGGCCGCGGACGTCCAGGACGTCTACCTGGCCGGGGCCGCGCTCCACGTCGCCGCAGCGGGGCTGACCGCCCCGCAGCTGGCCTCCCGGCTGGGTGCAGCAGGGCTCGAGGAGGTAACGGTCACGGCGGTGACGCCGACTCTGGAGGACGTCTTCGTCGGACTCGTCACCGGTCGGTGA
- a CDS encoding ABC transporter permease, translating into MSPKRIRLLIWKEFKQLRRDPLLLRIIFAMPILQLIMFGYVVAADVTHLPTAVVDLDHSAVSRQVEDAFAGSGYFVISAHPASEAAVRPLMDTGAVSVAVVVPEGTEAALTRGESAPVAVIVDGADGTTSGVALSYATQIVQQVNTRRLAAAGVDTSAVPGLDARVRVQFNPTLRSLNTMLPGLIGLICMISIVVVMSQAVVKERESGTLEQMFVTPITPAEYLTGKTVPYALVASAQALLVAVVGVTWFRVPFNGSIWVVVVGLVLFMLTVLGLGLLVSLVSRTRHQAQQTIMFLMLPAMVLSGFIFPLESMPSVLLPVAYAIPLTHVLVVMRGAFVHGAGFGDLAGPLAALAGFAVAVFGAALVAVNRRLKG; encoded by the coding sequence GTGAGCCCCAAGCGGATCCGGCTGCTGATCTGGAAGGAGTTCAAGCAGCTGCGGCGCGACCCGCTGCTGCTGCGGATCATCTTCGCGATGCCGATCCTCCAGCTCATCATGTTCGGCTATGTCGTCGCCGCCGACGTGACCCACCTGCCCACCGCGGTCGTCGACCTGGACCACAGCGCCGTATCGCGGCAGGTCGAGGACGCGTTCGCCGGTTCCGGCTACTTCGTCATCAGCGCCCATCCGGCGAGCGAGGCCGCCGTCCGCCCGCTGATGGACACCGGGGCCGTCTCCGTCGCGGTCGTGGTCCCGGAGGGTACGGAAGCCGCGCTCACCCGCGGCGAGAGCGCACCGGTCGCGGTGATCGTCGACGGTGCCGACGGCACCACCTCGGGCGTCGCGCTGAGCTACGCGACCCAGATCGTGCAGCAGGTCAACACCCGCCGGCTCGCCGCCGCCGGGGTGGACACGTCGGCGGTCCCCGGGCTGGACGCCCGGGTCAGGGTGCAGTTCAATCCCACGCTGCGCTCCCTGAACACCATGCTGCCGGGCCTGATCGGACTGATCTGCATGATCTCGATCGTGGTGGTGATGAGCCAGGCGGTGGTCAAGGAACGGGAGTCCGGCACCCTGGAGCAGATGTTCGTCACCCCGATCACCCCCGCCGAATACCTCACTGGCAAGACGGTCCCGTACGCCCTGGTCGCGTCCGCCCAGGCGCTGCTGGTCGCGGTCGTCGGCGTGACCTGGTTCAGGGTGCCGTTCAACGGGAGCATCTGGGTGGTGGTCGTCGGGCTGGTGCTGTTCATGCTGACCGTGCTCGGGCTGGGCCTGCTCGTGTCGTTGGTCTCCCGGACCCGGCACCAGGCCCAGCAGACGATCATGTTCCTGATGCTCCCGGCGATGGTGCTCTCGGGTTTCATCTTCCCGCTCGAGTCGATGCCGAGCGTGCTGCTGCCGGTGGCGTACGCCATCCCGCTGACGCACGTCCTCGTCGTGATGCGAGGGGCCTTCGTCCACGGGGCCGGGTTCGGCGACCTGGCCGGGCCGCTGGCGGCACTCGCCGGGTTCGCCGTGGCCGTCTTCGGTGCCGCCCTCGTGGCGGTCAACAGGCGGCTCAAGGGGTAG
- a CDS encoding ABC transporter permease codes for MRRSLARIGAITAKEFRHLVRDPRALGVVLLLPVLELLLFAYAISFDVDHVPTVVLDQDQSAASRAYLTAYSSSDFFDVRGTVSGLDQIDELFRQNRIRVAVVVPPGFGRTLAEGGQGRVAVLVDGADTQAAAVGKAYATALNVQYGARLAATWTDRQGGGAATASAGMLEPRMRTWYNPERRSSLFLIPGLVVVIIMIVTVQQTATSLVRERDLHTREQMQVSPLRPAELTIGKMLPWTLLAFVDLGVIVALGLGVFGVPFRGSVPVFVLASTVFILACLALGLIVSAVSPSLETANILALVIAFLPSFLLSGFAFPLSSVPGWLRAVSYLFPARYMVTISHGVFLKGAGFAELALPLAQLSVYAVVAASVATLLSRRRAR; via the coding sequence ATGAGGCGGTCACTGGCCCGGATCGGCGCCATCACCGCCAAGGAGTTCCGGCACCTGGTCCGCGATCCGAGGGCCCTGGGGGTCGTCCTCCTGCTGCCGGTGCTCGAGCTCCTCCTCTTCGCCTACGCCATCAGCTTCGATGTGGACCACGTACCGACCGTTGTCCTGGATCAGGACCAGTCCGCGGCCAGCCGCGCATATCTGACCGCCTACAGTTCGTCGGATTTCTTCGACGTCCGCGGCACCGTCTCCGGCCTCGACCAGATCGACGAGCTCTTCCGGCAGAACCGGATCCGGGTCGCGGTCGTCGTTCCACCCGGATTCGGCCGGACCCTCGCGGAGGGCGGCCAGGGCAGGGTGGCCGTTCTCGTCGACGGCGCCGACACCCAGGCCGCCGCGGTGGGCAAGGCGTACGCCACGGCACTGAACGTGCAGTACGGGGCCCGGCTCGCGGCGACCTGGACCGACCGTCAGGGGGGTGGTGCCGCGACCGCCTCCGCCGGCATGTTGGAGCCGCGGATGCGGACCTGGTACAACCCGGAACGGCGCTCCTCGTTGTTCCTCATCCCCGGGCTGGTGGTCGTCATCATCATGATCGTGACCGTCCAGCAGACGGCGACGAGCCTGGTCCGGGAACGCGACCTGCACACCCGCGAGCAGATGCAGGTCAGTCCGCTGCGCCCCGCGGAGCTGACGATCGGCAAGATGCTGCCCTGGACCCTGCTCGCCTTCGTCGACCTGGGCGTGATCGTCGCCCTCGGCCTGGGCGTGTTCGGGGTGCCGTTCCGTGGCAGCGTGCCGGTCTTCGTCCTTGCCTCGACGGTCTTCATCCTCGCCTGTCTGGCGCTGGGGCTGATCGTCTCGGCGGTGAGCCCCTCGTTGGAGACCGCGAACATCCTGGCGTTGGTGATTGCCTTCCTGCCGTCCTTCCTGTTGTCCGGATTCGCCTTCCCGCTCAGCTCCGTCCCCGGGTGGCTGCGTGCCGTCAGCTACCTGTTCCCGGCCCGCTACATGGTGACCATCTCGCACGGGGTCTTCCTCAAGGGCGCCGGGTTCGCCGAGCTCGCGCTCCCACTGGCGCAGTTGAGCGTGTACGCGGTGGTCGCGGCGTCGGTGGCCACGCTGCTGTCCCGACGGAGAGCCCGGTGA
- a CDS encoding ABC transporter ATP-binding protein, translating into MTGSIRARGLTRRFGPVVAVDGVDLDIPAGAVFGLLGPDGAGKSTLIRLLATVLAPDDGDATVCGASVVRRPAAVTPHIGYMSQQTCMYPDLSVRENLDFFASLRGVGSRQRRERGDRLLARMGMTEFAGRAFGKLSGGMKQKCMLASTLMHAPALLLLDEPTTGVDPVSRREFWRILSDLHRGGTTVLVATPYMDEAERCTDVAFMTGGRLATTGTPDEIKDLVPGTLCEVAAPAPRDVVAALTGQPDVLSAHLQGEVARVLLAPREAADPAADLAGRLRALGLTVDEVRTVRPDMEAAFAFLAESPRPHPAVSR; encoded by the coding sequence ATGACGGGCTCCATCCGGGCCCGGGGCCTGACCCGGCGATTCGGGCCTGTCGTCGCGGTGGACGGCGTGGATCTGGACATCCCCGCCGGCGCGGTGTTCGGCCTGCTCGGTCCCGACGGCGCGGGCAAGTCGACGCTGATCCGGCTGCTGGCGACCGTGCTCGCCCCGGACGACGGTGACGCCACTGTCTGCGGAGCCTCCGTCGTACGTCGCCCGGCCGCCGTCACGCCGCATATCGGCTACATGTCGCAGCAGACGTGCATGTACCCCGACCTCAGTGTCCGGGAGAACCTCGACTTCTTCGCCTCCCTCCGGGGGGTCGGGTCACGTCAGCGCAGGGAGCGGGGCGACCGGCTCCTCGCCCGCATGGGCATGACGGAGTTCGCCGGCCGCGCCTTCGGAAAGCTCTCCGGGGGAATGAAACAGAAGTGCATGCTGGCCTCGACGCTGATGCACGCGCCGGCCCTCCTCCTACTCGACGAGCCCACGACCGGCGTCGACCCGGTGTCCCGCCGCGAGTTCTGGCGGATCCTCTCCGACCTGCATCGCGGCGGCACGACCGTGCTCGTCGCCACCCCGTACATGGACGAGGCGGAGCGGTGCACGGACGTGGCCTTCATGACCGGCGGCCGGCTCGCCACCACGGGCACGCCCGACGAGATCAAGGACCTCGTGCCCGGGACCCTCTGTGAGGTGGCGGCCCCCGCGCCCCGCGACGTGGTCGCCGCGCTGACCGGCCAGCCGGACGTGCTGTCGGCGCACCTGCAGGGGGAGGTGGCACGGGTGCTGCTGGCACCCCGGGAGGCGGCCGACCCGGCGGCCGACCTCGCGGGTCGGCTCCGCGCGCTGGGACTGACCGTCGACGAGGTCAGGACCGTACGTCCCGACATGGAGGCGGCCTTCGCCTTCTTGGCGGAGTCGCCACGCCCTCACCCCGCGGTGTCGCGATGA
- a CDS encoding HlyD family secretion protein, whose product MSPSKRPPKALIPVVVLVLVAAGVGGWFWWQARTGASSGTTALTGIVESTSYQVSALTSARVAEVAVTEGDTVRAGDVLVRLDDTALGLQVDQADAGLTAAKAAVQQAERDNASAADLAAARARQKQAEAAVSLARTQRDNATVTAPHAGTVSVVATNAGQAAAPGRTLVTLVDTTDPFVRVYLPEPRLGEAHVGQQVAVTSDIDTLVRTGTVTSIASDPEFSPNNVVTKDQRVTLVYQVRVRIDDTSGALTAGLPVDVALR is encoded by the coding sequence ATGTCCCCCTCGAAACGCCCTCCGAAGGCCCTCATCCCGGTGGTGGTCCTCGTCCTCGTCGCGGCCGGCGTCGGCGGCTGGTTCTGGTGGCAGGCCCGCACCGGGGCCAGCAGTGGCACCACCGCGCTGACGGGCATCGTCGAGTCGACGAGCTATCAGGTGTCGGCACTCACCTCGGCACGGGTCGCGGAGGTGGCGGTGACCGAGGGTGACACCGTCAGGGCCGGGGACGTCCTCGTCCGCCTCGACGACACGGCCCTCGGCCTGCAGGTCGACCAGGCCGATGCCGGGCTGACCGCCGCGAAGGCCGCGGTCCAGCAGGCGGAGCGCGACAACGCGTCTGCCGCCGATCTGGCCGCGGCCCGCGCCCGGCAGAAGCAGGCGGAGGCCGCCGTCTCCCTCGCCCGGACGCAACGCGACAACGCCACCGTGACCGCACCCCACGCCGGGACCGTCTCCGTGGTCGCGACGAACGCCGGCCAGGCCGCCGCGCCGGGGCGGACGCTCGTCACGCTGGTGGACACCACCGATCCGTTCGTGCGGGTGTACCTGCCCGAGCCGAGACTGGGGGAGGCCCATGTCGGCCAGCAGGTGGCGGTCACCTCGGACATCGACACCCTCGTCCGGACGGGCACGGTCACCAGCATCGCCTCCGACCCGGAGTTCAGCCCCAACAACGTCGTGACCAAGGACCAGCGGGTCACCTTGGTCTACCAGGTGCGGGTCCGGATCGACGACACCTCCGGCGCACTCACGGCGGGCCTGCCCGTGGACGTGGCGCTGCGATGA
- a CDS encoding HlyD family efflux transporter periplasmic adaptor subunit: MRRWTVGAALGLVPVALTACTPAPATLAGTVLDQPVLLVAPQLPVPAVNTDAGFAPTASPSAALPSGTPAVPVPSAATAETTYVRVESSARTGDQVAAGDVVVRLDDRAAVAAVAAARADADVARAQADALVARGNDARSRRSDLRANRAEVDAAIADLTATRDRLAAQLDRARTAAAGRTDATRSAPAAASAPSAGPVASGATPAALVRQLATALTAVDTGLANARSARSRLDSADATLTDAIRQLGDAAELARLAADGSDVAVRLTEEQAGRTTITSPVAGVVTTSVAAGDVVAAGATLVAVRPDGQSTVTTWVPPAGAAGLCVGTGATVSADWLPGNRHATVTAIGARAEYPETSYAGSDVHLTRAVPVRLSVDGDALPPGAPLDLTLDSCPSSPKDR; the protein is encoded by the coding sequence ATGAGGAGATGGACCGTCGGTGCCGCGCTGGGGCTCGTCCCGGTCGCGCTGACGGCCTGCACACCGGCGCCGGCCACGCTCGCGGGGACCGTCCTGGACCAGCCGGTTCTCCTCGTCGCCCCCCAGTTGCCCGTGCCGGCGGTCAACACCGACGCCGGATTCGCTCCCACCGCATCGCCCTCCGCCGCACTGCCCTCCGGGACACCAGCGGTGCCCGTCCCGTCGGCCGCAACTGCGGAGACGACGTACGTCAGGGTCGAGAGCTCCGCACGAACGGGGGACCAGGTGGCCGCCGGCGACGTCGTCGTCCGCCTGGACGACCGCGCCGCGGTGGCTGCGGTGGCCGCGGCACGGGCCGACGCGGACGTCGCCCGAGCGCAGGCGGACGCCCTGGTGGCGCGGGGGAACGACGCCCGCAGCAGACGATCCGACCTCCGGGCCAACCGCGCCGAGGTCGACGCGGCGATCGCCGACCTGACCGCCACCCGCGATCGGCTCGCGGCCCAGCTCGACCGGGCACGCACGGCGGCGGCCGGCCGGACCGACGCCACCCGCTCCGCGCCCGCCGCGGCCTCGGCCCCGTCCGCCGGACCGGTCGCGTCGGGGGCAACCCCCGCGGCGCTGGTCCGCCAACTCGCCACCGCTCTGACCGCCGTCGACACCGGTCTCGCCAACGCGCGCAGCGCCCGAAGCCGCCTCGACAGCGCCGACGCCACCCTCACCGACGCGATCCGTCAGCTGGGCGATGCCGCCGAGCTGGCCCGGCTGGCCGCCGACGGCAGCGATGTCGCCGTTCGTCTCACCGAGGAGCAGGCCGGTCGGACGACCATCACCTCACCGGTCGCCGGCGTCGTCACCACCTCGGTCGCGGCCGGCGACGTGGTGGCGGCGGGCGCGACCCTGGTGGCCGTTCGACCGGACGGGCAGAGCACCGTCACCACCTGGGTCCCCCCGGCAGGCGCTGCGGGGCTCTGCGTCGGCACCGGCGCCACGGTCAGCGCGGACTGGCTGCCCGGGAACCGACACGCCACGGTGACGGCGATCGGCGCCCGGGCCGAGTATCCCGAGACGTCGTACGCCGGGAGCGACGTGCACCTCACCCGGGCGGTCCCGGTCCGGCTGTCCGTCGACGGCGACGCCCTGCCGCCCGGAGCACCGCTCGATCTCACCCTCGACAGTTGTCCCTCCAGCCCGAAGGACCGGTGA
- a CDS encoding TetR/AcrR family transcriptional regulator, protein MHVPSPAPAPVAPARRLGRRPGKPDTRQEIVTAAYGLFCGLGYDATSLRAVARKAEVDAALVHHYFADKRALFLATAQLAFDPAPVIRKVAGAGRQQIGTRLVSTALQAWDSPWGEAMIEAVRHRVELVPALLGFMKGPITDAVQLELGMSRREAELRTGLVEAQVSGLAQVRYLARLEPLASMPRETVVAVYGPILDHLLLGELPTGHGMSSGRPRGAPSGP, encoded by the coding sequence GTGCATGTCCCGAGCCCCGCACCGGCCCCGGTTGCACCGGCGCGCCGGCTCGGCCGACGCCCCGGGAAGCCGGACACACGCCAGGAGATCGTCACCGCGGCGTACGGACTGTTCTGTGGGCTCGGCTACGACGCCACCTCCCTGCGCGCGGTCGCCCGGAAGGCCGAGGTCGACGCCGCACTGGTCCACCACTACTTCGCGGACAAGCGGGCGCTGTTCCTGGCGACGGCGCAGCTCGCCTTCGACCCCGCCCCGGTGATCCGAAAGGTCGCCGGTGCAGGTCGCCAGCAGATCGGGACCCGGCTGGTCAGCACCGCCCTGCAGGCCTGGGACTCACCGTGGGGGGAGGCGATGATCGAGGCCGTACGCCACCGGGTCGAACTGGTGCCGGCCCTCCTGGGCTTCATGAAGGGCCCGATCACGGATGCTGTCCAGCTCGAACTCGGGATGTCCCGGCGGGAGGCAGAGCTCCGTACCGGCCTGGTGGAGGCACAGGTCTCCGGCCTGGCGCAGGTCCGTTACCTGGCCCGGCTCGAGCCTCTCGCCTCGATGCCGCGGGAGACTGTCGTCGCCGTCTACGGGCCGATCCTGGACCACCTCCTGCTGGGCGAGCTGCCGACGGGCCACGGGATGTCATCAGGGCGACCACGCGGCGCCCCGTCCGGTCCGTGA
- a CDS encoding DUF309 domain-containing protein, whose translation MTTRDRDASGRPVNARPRDALGRPRARGLEDVAERVPQHSRTPDEVLAEAQDYFDRELPFQAHEILEDRWKAAEPQWRDLWQGLAQLAVALTHQRRGNLRGATAVSVRAAERLAAYTSAAPAGPSASTGPYGMGPYGIDLAGLTAWCRHLAADPGGEVPVPVLRRV comes from the coding sequence ATGACCACGCGAGATCGTGACGCCTCGGGGCGGCCGGTGAACGCCCGCCCACGGGACGCGTTGGGCCGGCCCCGGGCGCGGGGGCTGGAGGATGTCGCGGAGCGGGTGCCGCAGCATTCGCGCACCCCTGACGAGGTCCTCGCCGAGGCGCAGGACTACTTCGACCGGGAGCTGCCGTTCCAGGCGCACGAGATCCTGGAGGACCGGTGGAAGGCGGCCGAGCCGCAGTGGCGGGATCTGTGGCAGGGGCTCGCCCAGCTCGCCGTCGCCCTCACCCATCAGCGCCGCGGGAACCTCCGGGGCGCGACGGCGGTGTCCGTCCGGGCCGCGGAACGCCTGGCGGCGTACACATCGGCCGCCCCGGCCGGCCCGTCCGCCTCGACGGGACCGTACGGGATGGGGCCGTACGGGATCGACCTCGCCGGTCTCACGGCATGGTGCCGGCACCTCGCGGCCGACCCGGGTGGTGAGGTGCCGGTCCCCGTGCTGCGGCGGGTGTGA
- a CDS encoding zinc-dependent alcohol dehydrogenase family protein: MKALVYHGPGRKAWEDVPDPTIQEPSDCIVKVETTTICGTDLHIMKGDVPAVTDGRILGHEGVGIITEVGPAVGHFAVGDRVIISCITSCGTCSYCRKGLPSHCQTVGGIGWILGHLINGTQAEYVRIPYADTSLYHLPEGVTAEQGLFVSDIVPTGYEIGVRDGGVRPGDVVAVIGAGPVGLAAIMTAGLHGASRVIAVDLDDNRLAQAKNVFGATHTVNSSTPDWEDRVRALTADRLGVDVAIEAVGLTETFVDALAVVRPGGALANVGVHGKPVELPINDRWIDNIRISMGLVNTVTGEMLLKMIAEGKLPVDRLATHHFTLDQIDEAYDAFGHAAQTKALKVVMTA, translated from the coding sequence ATGAAAGCACTGGTGTACCACGGGCCGGGCCGGAAGGCGTGGGAGGACGTGCCGGATCCCACCATCCAGGAGCCGTCGGACTGCATCGTCAAGGTCGAGACCACCACGATCTGTGGCACCGACCTGCACATCATGAAGGGTGACGTGCCGGCGGTGACCGACGGACGCATCCTGGGCCACGAGGGCGTCGGCATCATCACCGAGGTCGGTCCCGCAGTCGGCCACTTCGCGGTCGGCGACCGCGTCATCATCTCGTGCATCACGAGCTGCGGGACCTGCAGCTACTGCCGCAAGGGCCTGCCGAGCCACTGCCAGACCGTCGGCGGGATCGGCTGGATCCTCGGCCACCTGATCAACGGCACCCAGGCCGAGTACGTCCGCATCCCGTACGCGGACACCAGCCTCTACCACCTCCCGGAGGGCGTCACCGCCGAGCAGGGACTCTTCGTCTCCGACATCGTGCCCACCGGCTACGAGATCGGCGTCCGGGACGGCGGGGTCAGGCCCGGCGACGTGGTCGCCGTGATCGGCGCCGGCCCGGTCGGGCTGGCAGCGATCATGACCGCCGGCCTGCACGGCGCCTCCCGGGTGATCGCCGTCGACCTGGACGACAACCGGCTGGCCCAGGCCAAGAACGTCTTCGGCGCCACCCACACGGTGAACTCCTCGACACCGGACTGGGAGGACCGGGTGCGGGCCCTCACCGCGGACCGGCTGGGCGTGGACGTGGCGATCGAGGCCGTCGGCCTGACCGAGACCTTCGTCGACGCACTGGCGGTGGTCCGCCCCGGCGGCGCCCTGGCCAATGTCGGCGTGCACGGCAAGCCGGTCGAGCTGCCGATCAACGACCGGTGGATCGACAACATCCGGATCTCGATGGGCCTGGTCAACACGGTGACCGGCGAGATGCTGCTGAAGATGATCGCCGAGGGCAAGCTGCCGGTCGACCGGCTGGCGACCCACCACTTCACCCTCGACCAGATCGACGAGGCGTACGACGCCTTCGGTCACGCGGCTCAGACCAAGGCGCTCAAGGTGGTGATGACGGCCTGA